A single Elaeis guineensis isolate ETL-2024a chromosome 15, EG11, whole genome shotgun sequence DNA region contains:
- the LOC105058460 gene encoding transcription factor bHLH94, which translates to MALDAAVFPQDPFGCTMKEFYTLGGVWNYGFGGLEGKGVVVECKMDGGVGGGVRQEQGKGVVDGVHGNWDSSCSSLVQNLEEWDVNSSPPSETGGRETAMRGRRKRRRTKSFKNKEEVENQRMTHIAVERNRRKQMNEYLSSIRSLMPPSYVQRGDQASIIGGAINYVKELEQLLQSLEVQKRLKQRSDTVPFADFFTFPQYSSCSSQSANGAATTTTAAAAINTNATEIMAENRSAIADIEVMMVDSHANLKVLSRRRPKQLLKLVVGLQNLQLTTLHLNVTTMDEMVLYSFSLKVEDDCQYTSVDEIATAVYQMVGKIQQSSDLN; encoded by the exons ATGGCTCTAGATGCTGCGGTCTTCCCACAAGACCCCTTTGGTTGCACCATGAAGGAGTTCTACACCTTGGGAGGAGTATGGAACTATGGTTTTGGTGGGTTGGAAGGGAAGGGGGTGGTGGTTGAATGCAAGATGGATGGTGGTGTTGGTGGTGGGGTGAGGCAAGAGCAGGGAAAGGGGGTGGTTGATGGAGTGCATGGGAACTGGGACTCCTCTTGCTCTTCCTTGGTGCAAAACCTTGAGGAGTGGGATGTGAATTCCTCACCCCCATCGGAGACTGGTGGCCGGGAGACGGCGATGAGGGGCCGGAGGAAGAGGCGACGCACCAAGAGTTTCAAGAACAAGGAGGAGGTGGAGAACCAGAGGATGACCCACATTGCGGTGGAGCGCAACCGGCGAAAGCAGATGAACGAGTACCTCTCATCGATCCGGTCCCTCATGCCTCCTTCCTATGTGCAaagg GGTGATCAAGCATCAATAATTGGTGGCGCAATAAATTATGTCAAAGAGCTTGAGCAACTTCTCCAATCTCTCGAAGTTCAAAAGCGACTGAAGCAAAGATCCGATACAGTTCCTTTTGCTGATTTCTTCACCTTTCCTCAGTACTCATCATGCTCTTCTCAAAGTGCAAACGGCGCTGCAACCACCACCACCGCTGCCGCCGCCATCAACACCAACGCTACTGAGATAATGGCTGAGAACCGGTCGGCCATAGCCGACATTGAGGTAATGATGGTCGACAGCCATGCCAATCTCAAGGTTCTCTCGAGACGGCGACCCAAGCAGCTGCTCAAGTTAGTGGTGGGCTTACAGAACCTGCAGCTCACTACACTCCACCTCAATGTGACCACCATGGATGAAATGGTTCTCTACTCATTCAGTCTCAAG GTAGAAGATGATTGCCAATACACATCTGTGGATGAAATTGCTACTGCAGTCTATCAAATGGTTGGGAAGATTCAACAGTCGTCCGATCTTAACTAA